One Ranitomeya variabilis isolate aRanVar5 chromosome 4, aRanVar5.hap1, whole genome shotgun sequence genomic window, tctgcacctatcaccaagcagaaacctaatccctgcctgaccctggcgataagtccTGCTTAGGGAATGAAGAGGTGTGCACTAGTCGATCCCCACTACCAAGAAAGACAGCTGGAATAGACGGAATAGAAGGGGAACACATATCTTGAGAAGgctcagagatgtaacacagacgacctccagcaacaccaaagaggaaggtAACCAACtgatatagctccaagcctcaacagggggaaatagaaatatcaccagcaactcccaacagcaggctgggagtctataaacacccaggtccaggtgtgtcaattagagccggagaaaggttgccactgggtaaAAGAGTCAGAAGACTTAAGATGTCTGTAAAGCCAAATGCAGAGACTTTCTGCAGCTAGATGGAGTGTGTCTGTCTGCAGCTTCTGATATACCTGAGACAGTACCCTACCCCTTCTACAAGTGGCATCCAGACACTCAGGACCAGGCTTCTCAGGACAAGAGGTGTAAAATGAACGAACCAGCCTGGCAGTATTCACCCTTGATGCCAAGACCCACATAatttcctctgggccataacccttccagcgcACCAAGTATTGTGGAGAACGACATTTCAGATGAGAATCTACAGTCCTCGAAATCCGAAACTCGAGatttccatcaaccattattgggggcGGTGGTAGGCATGAAGGCTCAAGAGGTTCGACATACTTCTTGAGCAAAGACCTATGGAAGACGTTGTggatcttaagagcctgaggtagctcaagacaAAACGCTGCTTGCTGGATTAATTACGGtgattattttatagggaccaataaatctaGGTTCCAACTTCCAGGAAGGGACCTTCAACCTGATAATCCTgttagacaaccacacaaagtcattcacattcagtTCCAGACCTGGCAAGCGTTTTCTTCCAGCCATACATTTGTACCTGTCCCCCATAATCTTCAAATTATTCAGAACCCCCTGCCACATTGAGGAGAGCGACGAAGCAAAATGTTCCTCTTCAGGAATTCCCGAAGCCCCTCCCTCACTAAAGGAACCCAACTGTGGATGGTAACCTTATGCACCAAAGAACAGTGACCTGCTGATAGATTCTTGTCAGTGATTATTGATAGTATATTCTGGTAGCAGTGAGTAggatgcccaatcctcctgattttcgGAGACATCTAAGGTAGGTCTCCAAATTCTGGATAACACAGTCGGTCTGTCCATTCGACTGGGAATGAAAGGCAGAGGAACAGGACAGCTGCACCCCCAGTTGAGAACAGAACACCCTCCATAACTTGCAAACAAATTGGGTCCCCTGAACTGAGACCACATCGAAGGGAACCCCGTGAAACTTCATGatctcatttataaacacctgagcaagagtcttggaATTCGGAAGTGCCGGTAATGCAACAAAATGAACCATTGTACTGAACCTTATCTACAACCACTAAAACCACAGTCTTGCCTGCAGATAcgggtaggtcagtaataaaatccatggacaagtgtgtccaCAGTGTACTAGGTATAGGTAGTGGAAGAAGGGTACGCAGAAGGGTATGCAATACTTTAGAACGGGAACAGATACTACAAGCAGCTAATTGTTCAACCACATCCCAATGCAATCCTGGACACCAAAAATTATGAGAAAGGGGGTCCGCGGTTGCCTTACCATCTGGATGACCAGCGAGCACAGAGTTGTGATGTTCCCCGATGTCCCCCTAGACCTCCAACACCTCAACCTCCACCTCATGGTACAATGCCAAAATGACTGTCCCCTTCTGCAAAATCAGAACAGGGTCCTCATGGTCCCCACCACCAGGGAAGCTctgggacaaagcatcagctttgacaTTTTTAACCCCTGGATGGAAtgtgaccacaaaattaaacctaataaaaaacagggaccatctagcttgcctaggGTTGAGATGTTTAGCCGATTGAACATGtgacaagttcttatggtcagtgataacagtaataggatggacagccccctccaaccaatgtcaCCATTCATCAAATGCTAATTTaattgccaaaagctccctattacgcacatcataatttctctcagccgaagaaaatgttttagaaaagaaggcgcatggacgccatttaccaggGGATGGACCCTGACACAACACAGCCCCAACACCCACCTCCACAACAAAGGGCTGGAAAACATCAGGTTAACTAAGTATAGGAGCCATGGCAAAACAGCTTTTAATTTAGGAAAAAGCACGCAGGGCATCCTCCGACCATTTGGAAATGTGCGACCctttccttgtcatgtcagtaagggatTTGACAATTACTGAATAATTCTGGATGAATTTCCGGACAAATTAGTAAAGTCCAAAAAACGTTGTAGGGCCTTCAAGTTCTCAGGACAGTCCCAATCAAGGACAGCACGGATCTTCTCCGGATCCATCTGAAAACCTgaagatgacaacaggtacccaaaaactgcacctcctggatgtcaaaaacacatttttctagtttGGCAAATAATTTGTTATCTTTTAATATCTGTTTAACATGCCCCTGATGTGTCTTGAAATCAGGAgagtaaaccaaaatatcatctagatagtcCATCACAAACCTacccaccaaatgatggaaaatataatTGATGAAATGCTGAAATACCGCAGGTGCATtggtcagaccgaaaggcatgactagaCTTTCGAAATGACACTCAGGGGTAttgaatgccatcttccattcatccccttctctgattctaaCCAGGTTGCAAGCCCCCCTTAAATCCAATTTGAAGAACACATTAGCTCTCACAACCTGGCTGAAcagatcaggaatcagaggaagggGTATGGATCTCGGACTGTAATTTGATTTATTTCCCAGAAATCTAAACAGggaccgccatcttttttcttcacaaagaagaaccctgccgccACGGGCAAAGATGAGGGTCTGATGTGTCCCTTCTCCAGACTTTCCGCAATGAAATCCTTCATGGCTTGTCACTCAGGACCAAAAAGATTATACAGTCTTGACTTTGGTAGTTTAGCTCCGGAGGTCAgattaataggacagtcatattcACGATGAAGAGGCAAATCCTGACACCCCCTCTTAGAGAAAACGTCATCAACCCCGACAAAAATGTAGGTAAGGTTTCTGTAAAGACTCTAGAAAGGGAAACATTCAAACAGTTCTCATGGCAGTAATCCCCCCACTCAATGATCTCTCTGGCTTGCCAATCCACCAACGGATTATGTTTCACTAACCAGAGAAGACCCAATACAATACAATTGGGGTGGGAAGACCGTTCAGGACAAAGCAAGGAATTATTTCAGAATGAACCGACCCCACCCTCAGTCTTATATTCTGTACAATTTGAGTGAGAGCTTTTTGTGCAAAGTGGCGCTGAGTCGATGGCGAAGATGGGAATGGCCTTTACTAAAGCACAGCAAACCAGCCCGTGAGTTCTGGCAAACTCAGCATCCaccatgctgactccagctccactgtcaacaAACACAGAAATCTCCTCGATTTTGCTCTCCAGGACCACCTCAAACCGGGAAGTGCAGGTTGATGATAGATGCACCCCTTGCTTATTCCACCCTAGACTACCAAGAGTTAAATCAGTCTCCTTTTGTTTAGGCATCAAAAGACAGGCCCCAATAAAATTtccttttttccacacaaaaaacacacacCCTTTTTGTTTGTGAACATCCCGGGAAATGTACGATGCGGAGGCACCCCCTAACTACATGGGGTCCTCCACTCTGTCCCATATGGATTTACCCCTAGACTCCACCCCTGGCAAAGGGGCAATACCCCAGAAAAGAGGTTCTggagaaggtggtcttacccacCTATCCCGAAGGCATCTGTCAACACGTATAGCCAACAACATAGCAGCCTCCAAGGACTCAGGGTTTTCATATTTGCCAAGGCATCTTTCAACCTTTCAGTGAGACCCTGAAGAAATTGGCTTCTGAAAgccgggtcattccacttagtatcAGTTGCCCACCTGCAGAATTCGGAGCTATACGTCTCTACTGACTGATTCCCCTGCTGAAGGTGACACAACCTGGACTCAGCCAAGGCGACTCGGTTAGGATCATCATAGAGAAGGGCTTGAGCCAAAAATATCcctccacagactggagacaaacCAAATCCTGTGGCAAAGAGAAAGCCCAGGACTACAGATCTCCCTGAAGTGGAGAGATCCCAATACTGACTCGTTGCTCTTCATTTCCGAAGGAGTGAGGATgaagtttaaaataaagtttgcaagcttccttaaacacaaaaaacttgTCTCTTCCTCTGGAAAACCTGTCTGGGACGGCGACCTTGTATTCAGGTTGGACCAGCCTACCTGCAGAGACCTCAACATCAGCGACCTGCAGCCGCTTTTGTGACTGCTGAACCTCATATCGGAGGTAATTCACCTCCAGAGACAGACAGTGTAGCTGCTCTGTCAGCCATGTGACCGGAACCATATCaaggaagaaaaggaaaaaaaaaaaacaaccgaaaaaacacacacacataaataaaaacatgtgtCAGGTTTTTTTTACCTTAAATATGCACGGCCGGTGataatgtcacgcacagtgtaggaaagactaaaagcaacatgaagggatgaggaGAAGGGAGTCCAacgctagggaaggggggagtcaaGCCCCAtgggcagatctaaagtcaccctgtctgtcctGAACGTCCCTAAATACAGTAtgttctgcacctatcaccgagcaggcaCCTAATCCCTGAGAGGAAGGTAACACCAAAGAGCAAGGTAGCCGActactatagctccaagcctcaacagggggaaatggaaatatcacaggcaactcccagcagcaggctgggagtctataaacacccaggttcaggtgtgtcaattagagccggagaaAAGTTGCCACTGTGTCAAAGAGTCAAAGGGTTaggaaggtgtctgcaaagccaaatgcagagaccttctgcagctagatgcagtgcgactgtctgaaGCTTCTGACATACCCATGCCACCAACCATTTCGAGTCTCTATACACATTTTTAGTTGTTTCTAATCAATTGTTTTCTGTTTGTTTTAAGATTTGACAGTTTTCTTAATAAACTTTATATTCATTTTAATAATGGGTGTGCACACTCTTTTTGTTTACACTCTTTCTCATGCCCCAGTTTGTGTAAGGTTTGTGCATCACCCCTTTGTAATATTTTCGGAGACCATTTTTTCTAACTTATCACAAATTTTGTAACATCcacaaaagactttattctggagaattgcaaatatgccagtttAGGGCCTATACATTATGCCCTCCTGCAGTGTagtgcccccatatattgtagcaccccatacattgtgcccagtttCTGATACAGGAGAAAAGCAGCCCGAAAATTGTGAATTCGACTCTCCTCACTACAAAAATGCCACAAATGTGGCCGCTTACTGcgatttaggcacagtggggctcagaaggaggagAGTACTTGGATTTGGGAATGCAGATTTCATTGCattttatttgagggggtgggAAGTCACTTTTTCTACCAGTAATGTGAGAACCCTCCTATATTTCTGGAGACAGATGGCGGATCTGAGTGAGAGCTAGCTTTGTGTGGGATAAGTTAAGGCTTTTATTGTTAATATTTTgtggtacataacattttttggctgggatcacattcttgtgttctatgctGAACCCTAACATTGGGTTTTTGGGTAAATCCCACAAAAAATGCAATTCAGACCAAACTCCCAATGGAACCACTAAATATAATGAGGCAGTTGGAGTCACTTTGGATTTCATTTGGTGTCTATTccagtggtatccatctttttaagcACAGAACTGTGGTCGACCACGCTCGGGCACTAAAAAGATTCCTAAAATCAAAGGATACCGCCGGAACAGTAACCAGACGGAGTCCAaaatgactccatctgcctcattacagtgtgTGGGTCCATTGGGGTTTTTCTGAACTGCAGGTTTGGGATTTACACAAAGACCACGACATAAGCGCTCGGAGGAGACGATAATTGTGAACAGAGCCGTATTCCAATTTTTGACAGGTAGGATAAACAAATATACAGCTGTACAACAAGGAGTTATTTTTATGCCTTTTTTGTGACGACTTTATTCTTTAACagagtgattacagcgataccagatttatatagtttaaaGTTTTGCTTTTTGTTAATAAAAATCGTTTTTttcattgccatattctgagatgtaaaatttttatttttggcaaACGAAGTTGTatgaggggttattttttgcaagacaatttgatttttttggaaccattttggggtacataactttttttatcactttttctcACTATTTTTCAGATGGAGAATGAACAAAATACAAAAATTCAGTTATTGTTTTCATATATCTTTTTGCGTGGTTTACCGTGAGGTAGAAGTAATAAGAACAATTCATTCTtcgggtaagtacgattacagcgataccagatttatatcatttttttttatcaatgagccatattatggcttgtttttttgtgggacaatttgGCATTTTCATATTTTTGATTACTTATTATTAAATGTATTATCTGTCagaaaaaaaactacatttttgatgcgttttataTTAAATTTGTTTATGGTGCTCgctgtaataaataaataatgagagTTTTGTAGTTCGGGTCGTTCCAGATCCAGCGATACAAATTTCTAATTTTGTGAAATTGTTTAGATGGAGCATAAAAGCTGCATTTTTAGTGGCAAAACAAGGTTTTTGCGATTTGTGTCtgcgtttttttctttttacttctttacattttatatgtgtttttttaccacttagatgccGCTGttgtgattgacagcggcatttaaaaggtTAATCGAATGTcagataaaaaaagaagaaaatggcTACTTCCCTGTGTGTGTCCTTTGATGACTAACAAGACTTGCTTTCACtgtaaaacgtttcccacattctgaacatgaaaatggcttttcccctgtgtgaattctctgatgtacaacaagatgtgatttacctataaaacatttcccacattctgaacataaaaattccttctcccctgtgtgaattctctgatgtataacaagttGTGATTTAcgtagaaaacatttcccacattctgaacatgaaaatgacctctcccctgtgtgaattgttTGATGTACAACAAGATTTGATCTccaaataaaacatttcccacattctgaacatgaaaatggcttttcccctgtgtgaattctctgatgttcaaGGAGATGTGATTTCTcacaaaaacatttcccacattctgaacatgaatgtgGCTTCTCCCGTGTATGAGttctttgatgtctaacaagatgtgatttccctataaaacatttcccacattctgaacacgaaaatcgcttctccccagtgtgaattatctgatgtgtaacaagatttgctttttctagaaaacatttcccacattctgaacacaaatatggcttctcccctgtgtgaattttatgATGTCTGACAAGATGTGATTTccgtataaaacatttcccacattctgaacaagaaaatggcttcttccctgtgtgaattctctgatgtttaagaaGATATGATTTCTGTTTAAAGCATTTCTCACATTCCAAGCATGAAAATAGTTTCTCCTCTTTAAAAACTAGTTCATGTTCATTAGTCCGTCTATGACTGTGGTTCTGCATGTAGATCGTTGATGAAGCAGAAGAAAGGCCCTGTTGAAAATGATCGGTTGAAAGACTTTTTCTGAGAAGAGATTGAGGTTTATCTGGGATAATCACATGTTCTTCATATGTATCTGGAGTAAGATCATGATCATCTGTTGTGAAATCAGAAAGTATCAGATGTCCCTCTgaactcctggtacagtcatctgtcaagaataaaaattgtattattttccaataatactacagggtgggccatttatatgtatacacctaaataaaatgggaatggttggtgatatcaacttcctgtttgtggcacattagtatatggaagggggaaacttttcaagatgggtgatgaccatggcggacattttgaagtcggccattttggatccaactttatttttttcaattggaagagggtcacgtgacacatcaaacttattgagaatttcacaagaaaaacaatggtgtgcttggttttaacgtagctTTATTCTTGCATTAGTTAtttgcaagtttatgaccacttataaaatgtgttcaaagtgctgcccattgtgttggattgtcaatgcaaccctcttcttccactcttgacacactgatagcaacaccgcagaagaaatgctagcacaggcttccagtatccgttgtttcagatgctgcacatcttgtatcttcacagcatagacaattgccttcagatgaccaaaagataaaagtctatgggggtcagatcgggagaccttggtggccattcaactggcccacaatgaccaatccactttccaggaaactgttcatgtaggagtgctcagacctgacacccataattgatggtatggtgtggtatatggggtacaaagataatggggtcattcttcatcaatggaaacctcaatgccactggatatctgaaactgctacatgatgatgtgttgccctctttatgcactgaagatggcacgttccctgagtttttccagcaaaatagtgcaccaccacattatgggtgtcaggtccaagcattcctacaaggAAACTGACCtccttagactagcatttcttctgcggtgttgctatcagtgtgtcaagattgGTAGGAGAGGGttgtattgacaatccaacacaatgggcagcactttaacacattttataagtggtcataaacttgtaaataacccatgaaagaataaagttacgttaaaaccaagcacaccattgtttttcttgtaaaattctcaataagtttgatgtctcacatgaccctcttccctttgaaaaaaattaagttggatccaaaatggccgacttcaaaatggcccccatggtcaccaaccatcttgaaaagtttccccccaccCATATAttaaatgtgccacaaacaggaagttgatatcaccaaccattcccattttatttaggtgaatccatataaatggcccaccctgtatattaagATTATATCAATATTACATATTTTATATATGTTTATTGCAAATTGTAATAaacaaattgtaaaataaattaTCAATTGATGAAGAAAGTAGAGCACAAAACACTGACTACTGTATTAGATTATGATGCAACTCCTTCAGGTTGCGGTTTCAATTTTTCACTTCTCTGTTGGATCCATCTTCTCCATAGGTTCACACATCAGTTTGCCTGTCACCAATTATTACCACTTATATCAGGGGTGAGGAACCTTTTTCCTGCCAAGGCCATTTGAATATTTACACCATCTTTCAGGAGCCGTACAAAATTAACAATTTAAAAATTACCCTGGTCaaacatttaaagaggttgtccactacttttgcaTTGATAACCTGGCACCCCTGCCTTTCAGTTGCTATCGGTGTCAGCAGCCGGAAGTACTTACTTGCCAAGCTGGCAGTCTACTGGTAGTAACAGCGGCACGGTATTGCACATCCACTTTCTATTAATTTGAATAGgatgcggatgtgcagtaccctgctgcagccactacaagtagactgCCAGCTAAGCAAGTAAATATATCTGTCTCGCAGTTGCCGCCGACACCGATACCAGTAGATCATCCGGGCTTGCTAGGCGTTGGATCTCGCCGATGAGACATTGAGGACCTACtctaaagataggccatcaatgtttaaGTAGTTGACAACCTCTTTATCTGAACCCTAGCTAGAGCTTCTTGTCTTTGGTAGGGTTGTGATTTTAGGTGGTATTAGAGATGTTGCAACTCGTAACTGATTTTCCAGGTTTGCATCGGCACAGACTTATAATGAATGTGTGTGGGAGCAGAGGACACAAGACCGGGACTAAGGCTAttagcacacattcaggatttgcagcACAAAATTCTACCGCAAATCCTGATGTgatggcaggaaaaacactgcgtAAAATACATATTTTTGACCTGATTTTTTTACATGGTTTCTGCTCCGTATTTTTCACCACTAATTAGAATGGGTGAAATACTCAGCAAAAATTTACATTATACAGActataatctgctgcaaatctgtatGAAAAAATAGGCatgagaattcaggaatctcattcactttgcttgtactgtaaaaggcTGCATATTTTCCTTAACAGATCCAAGTGGAAAAAACTAATATAGCTTTCAAAAGAATTGGGGGTGAGAATCACGGTGATTAATTTAAATTTACCGGGCGGCGGAAGTTATAGTTAAAGGCATTGTCCACTACCAGGAAAACCCCTTTTTGATCAAAATGTTTGTCCCCCATAAAAttgtaaagcttatactcacctctcatgccAACGTCTTtccgcagtgtcggcactcgctctcccaggGCTCCTGTGTGGTTGCCATGACATGTGAGCCAGCGCACAATGAGCGCtatatcactgtccccgcctttggacaaattgaacatgaagaggatgtCCGGGCTGCAGCTTATCTCGAACTTCCGCTTCATGCCCAATTCAACAGGAGACGGGGACAGTGACGCCGGCACTGATTGGGCACCGGCGTCACTTGTTCCAACAACATCACGGGAGCTctggggagagcgagtgctgacaccgcagAAACAGGGCTGGCACGGAAGGTGAGTGTCagattattattttatgggggccatcataggtagaccacaactatgagagccaaaatgagaaaacaaatccagaaaatcaccttgtctgatttggcaagatttatttttcaaattatggtggaaatacTTTTTTggacacctaaaaacatgcaagatttctggctctaacagacctgttacttcttctttaagaggctcctctgtcctccactcattacctgtagtaatggcacctgtttgaccttgttatcagtataaaagacacctgtccacaacctcagtcacactccaaactccactatggtgaagaccaaagaactgtcgaaggacaccagaaacaaaattgcagccctgcaccaggctgagaagactgaatctgcaataggcaagcaccttggtgtgatgaaatcaactgtgggagcaacaataagaaaatggaa contains:
- the LOC143767027 gene encoding uncharacterized protein LOC143767027, encoding MSVVRFINVSLHNQDYTVVKKISSERCQAPVSEGWGRPLSPITGPPPHPLIHEDINDQKILELTYKMLELLTGEVPIRCQDVTVYFSMEEWEYLEGHKDLYKDVMMEVPQPLTSPVLSSERTTPERCPRPLLPQECKQEDPDVPQDHQGEDLTLINTKETYVRGDERCKEEIPTENRTDDCTRSSEGHLILSDFTTDDHDLTPDTYEEHVIIPDKPQSLLRKSLSTDHFQQGLSSASSTIYMQNHSHRRTNEHELVFKEEKLFSCLECEKCFKQKSYLLKHQRIHTGKKPFSCSECGKCFIRKSHLVRHHKIHTGEKPYLCSECGKCFLEKANLVTHQIIHTGEKRFSCSECGKCFIGKSHLVRHQRTHTREKPHSCSECGKCFCEKSHLLEHQRIHTGEKPFSCSECGKCFIWRSNLVVHQTIHTGERSFSCSECGKCFLRKSQLVIHQRIHTGEKEFLCSECGKCFIGKSHLVVHQRIHTGEKPFSCSECGKRFTVKASLVSHQRTHTGK